From the Diospyros lotus cultivar Yz01 chromosome 13, ASM1463336v1, whole genome shotgun sequence genome, one window contains:
- the LOC127788325 gene encoding phytosulfokines 2-like — MKQISHQAILTVLLLFSLHSVASARLLPPHQVGKQVKINGIGITHADSSINTQEDDSFTQMGREECNEKDEDCMRRMVAEAHLDYVYTQPGPDYGQP, encoded by the exons ATGAAGCAAATATCTCATCAAGCGATTCTTACTGTTTTACTCCTCTTTTCCCTCCACTCAGTAGCATCTGCTCGCCTCTTGCCACCCCATCAAG TGGGGAAGCAGGTGAAGATTAATGGGATTGGGATCACTCATGCAGATTCATCCATCAATACACAAGAAGATGACTCGTTTACT CAAATGGGACGGGAGGAATGCaatgaaaaagatgaagattGCATGAGGAGAATGGTTGCAGAGGCTCACTTGGATTACGTATACACCCAACCAGGGCCAGATTACGGTCAGCCCTAA
- the LOC127788792 gene encoding probable pectate lyase 12 — translation MAMLNLTLPGQHPHPEAVVQDVHRRVNVSLSRRQMLSYTDANQSTLCPTGNPIDDCWRCDTSWQLNRQRLADCGIGFGQYALGGKGGRYYVVSDSSDHDAVNLRPRTLRCAVIQICFK, via the exons ATGGCAATGCTCAACCTCACTCTCCCTGGCCAGCATCCCCACCCTGAAGCCGTCGTCCAAGATGTCCACAG ACGAGTGAACGTGTCGCTGTCAAGAAGACAAATGCTATCGTACACTGATGCCAACCAGTCAACCCTCTGCCCGACGGGGAACCCCATCGACGACTGCTGGCGGTGCGACACCAGCTGGCAGCTGAACCGGCAGCGCCTGGCCGACTGCGGCATCGGCTTCGGCCAGTACGCCCTGGGAGGCAAGGGCGGCCGCTACTACGTCGTCTCCGACTCCTCCGACCACGACGCCGTGAACCTCCGCCCTCGCACCCTCCGCTGCGCCGTCATccaaatatgttttaaatga
- the LOC127788795 gene encoding uncharacterized protein LOC127788795 produces MHFGNVTTNRAESAHAKLKRHLGSSQGDLESSWTIINSLIELQHVEIKGSFEKSLMLVQHNFKPAIFRELRGVISRSALNMVLMQSQLAYKIGIDKVSCGCVIRSTYGLPCAHEIAEFMVQGRPIPLSTVHPHWTRLQLVQSAYDGVSSQVTIELEIESIYKMFYSEPEPGKQVLKQKLREIVNPDTTSLQPPTMKVRTKGRPTSKKKIQIDTSTKRDPSLFKIVQSSQDSRSLATWISKRNTNRLKGYDDCFPPQIQPFLHNIVNVESDGHCGFRAIAGLLGMSEHNWRDIRFSLIGELQSFRAMYTQIYGSEMRVDELLHILYCFDNIAPCEHWMTLPDMGHLVASKYNVVLVHLSRIQCLTYLPLRSIPPPAVQHRMITIGFVNDCHFVQVFLKPRSPIPPVALNWYRFRCDNARDWETPYISRIQAFLSLVGQDVATQEVFDLSDT; encoded by the exons ATGCATTTTGGCAACGTTACTACGAACAGGGCTGAGAGTGCACATGCAAAGTTGAAGAGACATCTTGGATCTTCTCAAGGTGACTTAGAGTCATCATGGACAATTATCAACAGTCTTATTGAGTTACAACATGTAGAGATTAAGGGGTCGTTTGAAAAAAGTTTAATGTTGGTGCAACATAACTTCAAGCCAGCAATTTTTAGAGAATTGCGAGGTGTTATATCGAGAAGTGCATTGAATATGGTACTAATGCAGTCGCAACTTGCTTATAAAATTGGGATAGACAAAGTTTCATGTGGATGTGTGATTAGAAGCACATATGGTTTAccttgtgcacatgaaattgcAGAGTTCATGGTACAAGGACGGCCAATTCCTTTGTCAACTGTGCATCCTCATTGGACAAGGTTGCAGTTAGTGCAGTCAGCTTATGATGGTGTGTCATCGCAGGTAACGATTGAGCTAGAAATAGAgagtatatataaaatgttttattcaGAACCGGAGCCAGGGAAACAAGTATTAAAGCAAAAGTTGAGAGAAATAGTTAATCCAGATACAACTTCACTACAACCACCAACCATGAAAGTTAGGACGAAGGGTAGGCCAACATCGAAGAAGAAAATTCAGATTGATACATCCACCAAACGTGATCCGTCCTTATTTAAAATAGTTCAATCTAGTCAAGACAGTAGATCCCTAGCAACATGGATATCCAAGAGAAACACCAACCGACTCAAGGGGTATGATGATTGTTTCCCACCACAAATACAACCGTTCTTGCATAATATTGTTAATGTAGAATCAGATGGACATTGTGGATTTCGCGCGATAGCAGGGTTACTTGGTATGAGTGAGCACAATTGGAGAGATATTCGTTTTAGTCTGATAGGAGAGTTGCAATCTTTTCGTGCGATGTATACGCAAATATATGGATCAGAAATGCGTGTGGATGAGTTACTACATATATTATATTGCTTTGATAACATTGCACCGTGCGAGCATTGGATGACTTTACCTGACATGGGCCATTTAGTTGCTTCAAAATACAATGTCGTATTGGTGCATTTGTCACGGATCCAGTGTCTTACATATCTTCCACTTAGATCGATCCCTCCTCCAGCAGTACAACACAGGATGATTACTATAGGATTTGTgaatgattgtcattttgtgcag GTATTCCTTAAGCCAAGGTCACCAATTCCTCCCGTCGCACTGAATTGGTACAGATTTCGATGTGATAATGCACGTGATTGGGAAACGCCATACATATCCAGAATTCAAGCATTTTTATCTCTAGTAGGTCAAGATGTGGCAACACAGGAAGTTTTTGACTTATCTGACACATGA